From one Rhizobium rosettiformans genomic stretch:
- a CDS encoding aspartate aminotransferase family protein has translation MNKPVTAVSNLGAIDAAHHLHPFSDMKKLNASGTKIITRAEGVHIWDSTGKQYLDAFAGLWCVNVGYGRKSIADVVHAQMLELPYYNTFFGTTTPPTTLLAQKIAEKTGPKINRVFFSNSGSEASDTWFRMARVYWKALGHETKTQVIARKNAYHGSTVAGASLGGMKWMHEQGNLPIEGIHHINQPYWYAEGGDLTPEDFGLKVARELEEKIIELGEENVAAFVAEPIQGAGGVIVPPSTYWPEIKRICAKYQILLVADEVISGFGRLGSWFGHQHYDFEPDLAPIAKGLSSGYLPIGGVLVSDRVAEVMVNELGDFYHGYTYSGHPVAAAAALENIRIIEEEGLVERVRDDTGPYLAAALASLTDHELVGEAVSVGLMGAVQITADKATRRRFKKPDDTGTAVRNQCVNAGVVLRATGDRMLFSPPLIIERSQIDQAVDTLRNGLDWLKDNRGEG, from the coding sequence ATGAACAAGCCAGTAACCGCCGTCTCCAATCTCGGTGCCATTGATGCCGCGCATCATCTTCACCCCTTCTCGGACATGAAGAAGCTGAACGCATCCGGCACAAAGATCATCACCCGGGCAGAAGGCGTGCATATCTGGGACTCGACCGGTAAGCAGTATCTCGACGCGTTCGCAGGCCTCTGGTGCGTCAATGTCGGCTATGGCCGCAAGTCGATCGCCGATGTCGTGCATGCGCAGATGCTGGAGCTGCCCTATTACAACACCTTCTTCGGCACCACGACGCCGCCGACCACGCTGCTCGCCCAGAAGATCGCCGAAAAGACCGGCCCGAAGATCAACCGCGTCTTCTTCTCCAATTCCGGCTCGGAAGCCTCCGACACCTGGTTCCGCATGGCGCGCGTCTACTGGAAGGCCCTCGGCCACGAGACGAAGACGCAGGTGATCGCCCGCAAGAACGCCTATCACGGCTCGACCGTTGCGGGCGCCTCGCTCGGTGGCATGAAGTGGATGCACGAGCAGGGCAACCTGCCGATCGAGGGTATCCACCACATCAACCAGCCCTACTGGTATGCCGAGGGCGGCGATCTCACGCCCGAGGACTTTGGCCTGAAGGTCGCCCGCGAGCTTGAAGAGAAGATCATCGAGCTCGGCGAGGAAAATGTCGCGGCCTTCGTCGCCGAGCCGATCCAGGGGGCCGGCGGCGTCATCGTGCCGCCCTCGACCTACTGGCCGGAAATCAAGCGCATTTGCGCGAAGTACCAGATCCTGCTCGTCGCCGATGAAGTCATCTCGGGCTTCGGCCGTCTGGGGTCGTGGTTCGGCCACCAGCATTATGATTTCGAGCCGGATCTCGCGCCGATCGCCAAGGGCCTATCCTCTGGCTACCTTCCGATCGGCGGCGTGCTGGTCTCCGACCGCGTGGCGGAAGTCATGGTCAACGAACTCGGCGATTTCTATCACGGCTACACCTATTCCGGTCACCCGGTGGCAGCCGCCGCCGCGCTTGAAAACATCCGCATCATTGAGGAAGAAGGCCTGGTCGAGCGCGTCCGCGACGACACCGGCCCCTATCTCGCCGCAGCACTCGCCTCGCTCACCGACCACGAACTCGTCGGCGAAGCCGTCAGCGTCGGCCTGATGGGCGCCGTTCAGATCACCGCCGACAAGGCCACCCGCCGCCGCTTCAAGAAGCCAGACGATACGGGCACCGCCGTCCGCAATCAGTGCGTCAACGCCGGCGTCGTGCTGCGTGCCACCGGTGACCGCATGCTCTTCTCCCCGCCGCTGATCATCGAGCGGTCGCAGATCGACCAGGCGGTGGACACGCTGCGCAATGGTTTGGACTGGCTGAAGGACAATCGCGGCGAGGGGTGA
- a CDS encoding LysR family transcriptional regulator, which produces MERNELNDLLAFATVARERSFTRAAAKLGISASALSHAMRNLEARVDVRLLSRTTRSVAPTEAGERLLETVSPALASIEEGLAGLAHWRDRVSGTVRVTASTYAAQTVLMQKLPGFLLDHPDIKVEINVEDQLTDIVSEGFDAGIRFHMSVDKDMIAVPVGPMLRTVVVGTPAYFERHPPPQTPADLKDHVCVGFRLKSGAVMAWDFEEDGREFRFRPSGQFIANDGPLMAAAVRAGAALGYMMEEEVVEDIADGRLIQVLDAWCVPFPGLHLYHPSRRQQPPALRALIAALRL; this is translated from the coding sequence ATGGAACGCAACGAGCTCAATGATCTGCTAGCCTTCGCCACTGTCGCCCGTGAGCGCAGCTTTACCCGGGCTGCGGCGAAGCTCGGCATTTCGGCCTCGGCGCTCAGCCATGCCATGCGCAATCTCGAAGCGCGGGTCGATGTGCGCCTCCTGTCACGGACCACCCGCAGCGTCGCCCCGACCGAAGCCGGCGAGCGGCTCCTGGAAACGGTATCGCCTGCGCTCGCCAGCATCGAGGAAGGGTTGGCGGGGCTGGCGCATTGGCGCGACCGCGTGTCCGGCACCGTTCGCGTAACGGCATCGACCTATGCCGCGCAGACGGTTCTCATGCAGAAATTGCCGGGCTTCCTGCTCGACCACCCCGACATCAAAGTGGAGATCAATGTCGAGGATCAGCTGACAGACATTGTGTCAGAAGGCTTCGACGCCGGTATCCGGTTTCATATGTCGGTCGACAAGGACATGATCGCAGTCCCTGTCGGACCGATGCTGCGCACGGTCGTCGTGGGCACGCCCGCTTATTTCGAAAGGCATCCACCGCCGCAGACGCCCGCGGATCTGAAGGATCACGTCTGCGTCGGTTTCCGACTGAAGTCCGGCGCGGTGATGGCCTGGGATTTCGAGGAAGATGGCCGAGAGTTTCGCTTCCGCCCGTCAGGCCAGTTCATCGCCAATGACGGCCCGCTGATGGCCGCCGCGGTCCGGGCCGGCGCAGCACTCGGCTACATGATGGAGGAGGAAGTGGTCGAGGACATCGCCGACGGAAGGCTGATCCAGGTTCTCGACGCCTGGTGCGTGCCCTTTCCCGGCCTGCATCTCTATCACCCGAGCCGCCGCCAGCAACCGCCGGCACTTCGTGCCCTGATCGCGGCGCTTCGCCTCTGA
- a CDS encoding DUF2218 domain-containing protein: protein MARSTTTVATENGWKYLQQLCKHWAHKLEVELDDENHKAIVKFPEATASMQSDAGTLTVLIETDDPEKLETYQGVVASHLDRFAFREAPLPFDWKPA, encoded by the coding sequence ATGGCAAGATCCACCACCACAGTCGCGACAGAAAACGGCTGGAAATATCTGCAACAGCTCTGCAAGCACTGGGCGCACAAGCTCGAGGTTGAACTTGACGACGAGAACCACAAGGCGATCGTCAAGTTTCCGGAAGCCACGGCATCGATGCAGTCCGATGCCGGGACGCTCACAGTGCTGATCGAGACCGATGACCCCGAAAAGCTCGAAACCTATCAGGGCGTGGTGGCCAGCCACCTCGACCGCTTCGCCTTCCGCGAGGCACCGCTGCCCTTCGATTGGAAGCCTGCGTAA
- a CDS encoding type II toxin-antitoxin system VapC family toxin: protein MVKVLFDTNIVIDVLRGVPPAQDVMISYPERAVSIISWMEVMVGAPATLSDATRAFLRGFELIGLTESIANQAVVVRQVHKLKLPDAVIWATAKVHGLKLLTRDTKGFPRQHPDIIVPYEL from the coding sequence ATGGTGAAGGTCCTCTTCGACACCAACATCGTGATCGATGTGCTTAGGGGAGTTCCTCCTGCTCAGGACGTGATGATCAGTTATCCGGAGCGCGCAGTCAGTATCATCAGCTGGATGGAGGTCATGGTTGGCGCGCCCGCGACGCTCAGTGATGCAACACGAGCATTTTTGCGAGGGTTCGAACTGATTGGCCTTACGGAAAGCATCGCCAATCAGGCCGTTGTCGTAAGGCAGGTTCACAAACTCAAATTGCCGGACGCAGTCATCTGGGCGACAGCAAAGGTGCATGGTCTGAAATTGCTGACGCGCGACACCAAAGGTTTTCCGCGTCAGCACCCCGATATCATCGTACCTTACGAACTCTGA
- a CDS encoding CopG family transcriptional regulator, with product MRTLVDIPEEDIEALDRLAAQRNVSRASLIREAVGELLDRQKDDIVLDGFGLWAGSETEDGLIIQRKLRAEW from the coding sequence ATGCGTACGCTGGTCGACATTCCGGAAGAGGATATTGAGGCGCTGGACAGGCTCGCGGCTCAACGGAATGTGTCGCGTGCATCTCTGATCAGAGAAGCGGTCGGTGAACTTCTGGATCGACAGAAGGACGATATTGTTCTGGACGGTTTCGGGCTATGGGCTGGTTCGGAGACTGAAGATGGCCTGATCATTCAGCGGAAACTTCGCGCCGAATGGTGA
- a CDS encoding SDR family NAD(P)-dependent oxidoreductase, whose protein sequence is MTALTIPDLAGKAVLITGASSGIGEALARAFAAQGALVGLHYNSNAEAAHAIARDIEAAGGSVVLVKADAASSEAMAAAVAHVAETFGRLDGVINNAGSMIARVLYEEMTDAHYDKVMDVNARSVIATTQAAVPYLKREGGFVINTTSVAARTGGTAGSGVYGSSKAFVGAVTKGMALEFGKYNIRVNAVAPGVITTAFQDKYALPGQLDQVAGSVPLKRTGTPEDCVGAYLFLASPMLSGYITGQTIDINGGQFMP, encoded by the coding sequence ATGACCGCACTCACCATTCCCGATCTCGCCGGCAAGGCCGTGCTGATCACCGGCGCATCGAGCGGCATCGGCGAGGCCCTGGCCCGGGCATTTGCCGCACAGGGCGCATTGGTCGGTCTGCACTACAATTCCAATGCGGAAGCGGCCCATGCCATCGCCCGCGACATAGAAGCCGCCGGAGGCAGCGTTGTGCTCGTGAAAGCCGATGCGGCGTCATCGGAGGCCATGGCGGCGGCGGTCGCGCATGTGGCCGAGACCTTCGGCCGACTGGATGGTGTCATCAACAATGCCGGCAGCATGATCGCCCGCGTGCTTTATGAAGAGATGACGGACGCCCATTACGACAAGGTGATGGACGTCAATGCCCGCTCGGTGATCGCCACGACACAGGCCGCCGTGCCGTATCTCAAGCGTGAGGGCGGGTTCGTGATCAACACGACATCGGTGGCCGCTCGCACGGGCGGCACCGCAGGCTCCGGCGTCTATGGCTCATCGAAAGCCTTTGTCGGCGCCGTCACCAAGGGCATGGCGCTGGAATTCGGCAAGTACAATATCCGCGTCAATGCGGTGGCGCCCGGCGTCATCACCACGGCCTTCCAGGACAAATACGCCCTGCCCGGCCAGCTCGATCAGGTCGCCGGCAGCGTGCCACTAAAGCGCACCGGCACACCGGAGGATTGCGTCGGCGCCTATCTCTTCCTCGCCTCGCCGATGCTCTCCGGCTACATCACCGGGCAGACGATCGACATCAATGGCGGGCAGTTCATGCCGTGA
- a CDS encoding OsmC family protein: protein MSEKRHEYQVTVTWQGNAGTGTSGYRDYGRDHLISAEGKPDILASADPAFRGDPARWNPEDLFLASLSACHKLWYLHFCAVSGVIVTAYEDQAEGVMEMDANGTGRFVDVLLKPRVTIKRGTFPELALDLHGDAHEKCFIANSVNFPVRCEAKIVEA from the coding sequence ATGAGCGAGAAGCGGCACGAATACCAAGTCACGGTCACCTGGCAGGGCAATGCCGGCACAGGCACCTCCGGCTACCGCGACTATGGTCGCGACCACCTGATTTCGGCCGAAGGCAAGCCGGACATTCTGGCCTCCGCCGACCCGGCCTTTCGTGGCGATCCGGCCCGGTGGAACCCGGAGGATCTCTTCCTTGCCTCGCTCTCGGCCTGCCACAAGCTCTGGTACCTGCATTTCTGCGCCGTCTCCGGCGTCATCGTCACGGCCTATGAGGATCAGGCCGAGGGCGTGATGGAGATGGATGCCAATGGCACAGGACGGTTTGTCGACGTCTTGCTGAAGCCGCGCGTTACCATCAAGCGCGGTACCTTTCCGGAGCTCGCATTGGACCTTCATGGCGACGCGCATGAGAAATGCTTCATCGCCAATTCGGTCAATTTCCCTGTCCGCTGCGAGGCGAAGATCGTCGAGGCTTGA
- a CDS encoding glutamine synthetase family protein, with protein MTAPTEAADQTAADPSARIEVLLVGMNGDLRGKMIPLKAEDKVWKNTVRLPASTQSLDIWGDDNDDITKISLTLGDPDGICMPDKNSLTTLPWGPAGSKQVLATMHTLSGEPHYVCPRAILANVLKRFEEKGLTPVVATELEFYVMEPDFRETGVPMPPKALVMNGEVEGYQLYDMRATAAMEDFLATVRGYCDDMGLPADATTAEFGPGQFEVNLLHKPDAMAAADDCIYLKRVVDFAARRHGFKATCMAKPYGDHAGSGLHVHASIIDKDGRNILDAKGGDPVKLKSITAGMLRSMQDAQLIFAPFANSYRRFQPGSFAPDKIDWGFGNRGTAIRIPDKDGPAARIEHRVAGADANPHLLLAAILGGILLGLDEDLDPGPVTTPDSAPENPDMLTYDFLTAVERFRASTFIADIFGAEYQRIYGDTKRKEAMAFLRTVSSFDYQTYLPRI; from the coding sequence ATGACAGCACCGACCGAGGCCGCCGATCAGACCGCAGCCGACCCTTCCGCGCGCATCGAGGTGCTGCTTGTCGGGATGAATGGCGACCTGCGCGGCAAGATGATCCCGCTGAAAGCCGAGGACAAGGTCTGGAAGAACACGGTCCGTCTGCCGGCCTCCACCCAGTCGCTCGACATCTGGGGCGACGACAATGACGACATCACCAAGATCTCGCTGACGCTCGGCGATCCCGACGGCATCTGCATGCCGGACAAGAACTCGCTGACAACGCTGCCCTGGGGACCCGCAGGCTCCAAGCAGGTGCTCGCTACCATGCACACGCTCTCCGGTGAGCCGCATTATGTCTGCCCACGCGCCATCCTCGCCAACGTGCTGAAGCGCTTCGAGGAGAAGGGCCTGACGCCGGTTGTTGCCACCGAGCTCGAATTCTACGTGATGGAGCCCGATTTCCGGGAAACCGGCGTGCCGATGCCGCCAAAAGCACTCGTCATGAACGGCGAGGTCGAGGGCTATCAGCTCTATGACATGCGCGCGACCGCTGCGATGGAAGACTTCCTCGCCACCGTGCGCGGCTATTGCGATGACATGGGCCTGCCGGCGGACGCGACGACCGCCGAATTCGGCCCCGGCCAGTTCGAGGTCAACCTCCTGCACAAGCCGGACGCCATGGCCGCTGCCGACGACTGCATTTATCTGAAGCGCGTCGTCGATTTCGCCGCCCGCCGCCACGGCTTCAAGGCCACCTGCATGGCCAAGCCTTACGGCGATCACGCCGGCTCTGGCCTGCATGTGCATGCCTCGATCATCGACAAGGACGGCCGCAATATCCTCGACGCCAAGGGCGGCGATCCGGTGAAGCTGAAGTCGATCACGGCGGGCATGCTGAGGTCGATGCAGGACGCGCAGCTGATCTTCGCGCCCTTTGCCAATTCCTATCGCCGCTTTCAGCCGGGCTCCTTTGCGCCCGACAAGATCGACTGGGGTTTCGGCAATCGCGGCACAGCAATCCGCATTCCCGACAAGGACGGCCCGGCCGCCCGCATCGAGCACCGTGTTGCGGGAGCGGACGCCAATCCGCATCTGCTGCTCGCCGCCATCCTCGGCGGCATCCTGCTTGGCCTCGACGAGGACCTCGATCCCGGCCCGGTCACGACGCCGGACAGCGCGCCCGAGAACCCCGACATGCTGACCTATGATTTCCTGACCGCCGTCGAACGCTTCCGTGCGTCTACCTTCATCGCCGACATCTTCGGCGCCGAATATCAGCGCATCTACGGCGACACCAAACGCAAGGAAGCTATGGCCTTTCTGCGCACCGTCTCGAGCTTCGATTATCAGACCTACCTGCCACGGATCTGA
- a CDS encoding PadR family transcriptional regulator, which yields MRHSQSGRGECGNPFHAFRLAMHAMRHGGPQGGPFGGPRGRGERRRMFDGGELRLVLLKLVEDQPRHGYDLIREIESLSGGAYAPSPGVVYPTMTLLLDMGLAEEHESDGPRKLMTITEAGRTHLAERADEVATAIGRLTALAKVSERTDAAPVRRAMHNLKQALHDCLSRETTTRETQLEVARILDEAVGKIERL from the coding sequence ATGAGACATTCCCAGAGCGGCCGCGGCGAATGCGGCAATCCCTTCCATGCCTTTCGCCTGGCGATGCATGCCATGCGCCATGGCGGCCCCCAAGGCGGGCCGTTCGGTGGCCCCAGAGGACGTGGCGAACGCCGCCGCATGTTCGACGGCGGGGAGCTGCGCCTTGTCCTCTTGAAACTGGTCGAGGACCAACCGCGCCACGGCTATGACCTGATCCGGGAGATCGAGAGCCTGTCGGGCGGTGCCTATGCCCCTTCGCCCGGCGTCGTCTATCCGACCATGACGCTGCTTCTCGACATGGGGCTCGCGGAAGAGCATGAAAGCGATGGACCACGCAAGCTGATGACCATCACCGAAGCCGGCCGGACACATCTCGCAGAGCGAGCCGACGAGGTTGCAACTGCCATAGGGCGCCTGACCGCGCTTGCAAAAGTCAGCGAAAGAACCGATGCAGCCCCGGTGCGTCGCGCCATGCACAACCTGAAACAGGCCCTGCATGACTGTCTGTCGCGCGAGACAACCACGCGCGAGACGCAATTGGAGGTCGCCCGCATCCTCGACGAAGCGGTCGGCAAGATCGAAAGGCTCTGA